The segment AATTGAGCTTTTTAAGGAAGCTTATACTAAATACAAGACACTTTCCGACGCCACAAGATACTTAGCCAATGAATTGTTTAAGGACTACGGATTGGTAATTATAGACGGAAATGATGCTTCACTCAAAAAAGCGTTTATCCCGTATGTTAAAAAAGAACTAACCGAAAATTTATCCTATAAAAAGGTAACCGAGACCACAAAAAAATTGACCAATTTAGGTTATGCTGAACAAGTACACCCGCGAGAAATCAATTTATTTTACTTAACAGAAGGACTTCGCGAACGCATTATTGAACGAGGAGGAATATTTTACATCAACGAAACCGAACTATCTTTTTCAAAAGAAGAATTGTTAGAGCAATTAGAAAATCACCCAGAACGGTTTTCACCCAATGCTTTACTTAGACCACTATTTCAGGAGGTGGTATTGCCCAATTTATGTTATGTAGGCGGTGGCGGCGAGTTAGCGTATTGGTTTCAGTTGAAAGATTATTTTGAATCGGTTGAAGTGCCATTCCCTATATTATTACTTCGAAATTCAGTTTTGCTAATGCCTTCTAAGCTTTCAGAAAAGCTAGAAAAGTTGGAAGTTTCAGTAGAAGATTTATTTTTGAAACAACACGAACTGAAAACAAAGCATACGAAGCATCTTTCAGAAATTAATATTGATTTTTCAAAACAACGCAAATATCTTCAACAACAGTTTAAAGACTTATACACAATAGCTGAAAAAACTGATGCTTCCTTTTTAGGAGCTGTGGGCGCCCAAGAAAAAAAGCAATTAAATGGGTTAGATAATCTAGAAAAGCGTTTGCTAAAAGCACAGAAACGTAAACTTGCTGATGAATTAAAGCGGTTAACCGCCATTCAAGATACCTTATTCCCAAAACAAAGTTTGCAAGAACGTACTATGAATTTTTCAGAATTTCATCTAGAACATGGCAATGTATTACTTTCTGAAATTAAAGAAAACTTAGATCCGTTAGTCAATGAATTTACAGTATTAGAAGTGTAAAACTTCGATACAAGTTAGTTGAAACTGCTGTTTTAATAAAACAACTCAGCCATCATAAAATTAGATTACAGATATTGATTTTAAAACAACAAAGTTGGTCTTTAAAATCGTACAGATAACACCGAAATAAATAATTTTTAGGTAGCTGAGCGTAGTCGTGGTCTACATTGTCGCTAACCTGCTGTTAAACAGGTAATCTTCATAAGTATCGTTGTAATGAACTTTCTTCTCGATTGACTTGATTACTTCTACAGCAAAGTCGGTTTTGTACATTTCACCCATCACATTTAGGCCGCCGGGACTAAACACGTTTATTTCCATGAGTTTGTCACCGACAATATCAATACCTACTAAAAACATGCCGTCTTGCACTAATTTTGGACGAACAATTTCTGCCAGTTCAAGAATCTGATCGGTCATTTTAACTTTCTGCGGCTTTCCACCGGCGTGAATGTTACTACGAATATCTCCACTAGCATTTACGCGTTGCATAATGGCATATTTTCCATCTGCAGATTGTAAAGGCACGCCGTTCATTAAAAACAAACGGGTATCACCATTTTTAGCTTCTGGAAGATATTCTTGAGCAATTACGAAGCCATCACGACAAATAGCATCAATCGTTTGGGATAGATTCTTTTCACTTTTACTATCCATCATAAATACGTTTTTCCCTCCCGATCCTTGTAAAGGCTTTAAAATCATTTTCTGCTTTTGCTCTTTAAAAAAATCTTTTATTTCTTGTTGATCACGTGTAATAATGGTTTTCGGGCGTAATATTTCAGGAAAATGCTGAAAATACATTTTGTTTACAGCACTGGCTAATGTACTAGGATGATTTAATACCAAAACTTTATCTTGCATAGCTATTTCTCCAAAAATAAAGGCTGCATTCTGAGCCCATTCACGTTCATCAATTTCATCAGAAGGATCGTTTCGTAGAAAAAGAACATCTAATTCTGCAGAGGTAATTTTAGTAAACTCTTCTTTTTGAACAGCTTTAAAATATGTTTCTTGATTATTGAACTTTTTTCCAGTTATAGTTTTGCAACGAGCGGAAAGATGCCCATCACTGGCATATGCCAATTCGCCTACACCAATAAAAAATACATTGTGGTCTCTTTTATAAGCAGCATACCCTAGTGCCGGAGTTGTATAATTAGGCTTTTCGGTAACATGGTCGTTAATGATAAATGCAATTTTCATAGTTTTTTAGTTTAGCAATTCGGTTAAGTGTATTCCATCTTTCAATTTTTGAAGGCGTTTTTTTGCAATATTTCTTTCTAAAAAGCGAGGTAAAACAGGTTTTTGAATAATATTTCGGTGTAATAACTCTTCAATTAAGTTTACATGATTGGTATTGAACTTACCGGTGTATAGGGTTTCTATATTTCCGCCGTCTTTAATGTAATCCATAATATTTAATAATCCAGCAAGGTAAACGGCATCTTTAATAAGACCGCCGCCTCGGTAAATTCGCATAGTAATGTAATAGGATGTGTATTCGGTAAAATTATAAGTGTTGTGGAGCATATCAAACGTGTCGATAAAGGATGCTCCGTTAACTAATGAATTTGCGGCTTCTACACGACCGGCCAATAGCCGTAATCTGTTAATCGTGAGTCCATTTACTAAATATTCGGCTAATACGGCTAGCCCTTCTTGCAACTTATCATACCCAGAAAAACCTGCATACATTTGTTGTAAAGGTTGTCTTTTTCCGTTACAGTAGGTTAGAATATGTGTAGCTACCTCGTGTTGAACCAAAGCATCACAGCGACTAGCATCCATAGAGAGTTTATCACTAATTAATAATTTGGTTTTTGACACCATAATTCCTGCAACGTCTTTCCGTATTTCGAGACCTAATTCGAGTTTTGGGAACTTTTCTTGATAGTAATCAATTTCTTCTTGCGCATATTTAGCAAACTCATGGCAATCAAATCGATTCATATCACTGCGATCATCTGGATTTGGGAATTTTTTCAAAATAGCTGCGGCACCTTCTAAAACTTCGGGTTTAATAGTGCCATATAGGCTTTCTCCTATAAAACGAAAATTATCGGTACCCCGTTCTTCAAGCATGGTTAATTGCTTTTCAATCTCTAAACGCTTATCCCGTAAAATAAATGACAGCGTAGGATCGTCTACTTTATCGATTGGTAGCTGATATAGTTTTCGCTTTTCTTGTTCGGGGTCTAATGCAATAAGCCGGTAATTAAAAGCAGGTTTTTCTTTAAATTTATTCTCTTTAAATCGTTCCCATTCCTGCGTTGCATTTACCGGAGTGGTACGAAGTAAAAAAGACATGCGTTCGCTAATTTCAGCTAATTCTTGATCTGCTTGTAACGTAATTCTATCTAGATTGGTTTTACCTAGCATTAGGTAATGATTAAAAGGATTCGAGGTTTGTACCCGAATAAACTCATAGACTGCACGTTTTACTATTTCTGAAAAACGAGAACTGAATTTCCTATAAAAAATAGAAAATAGTTGGTTTTCTTCTGGGCGTTCATAAATAGTTGGAATACCTAAACCTATTATAAGCGCACCAGATTCTTTACTTTCATCAATTTCAATGAGTGGATCCAAATGTTCTGGATGCCGAGAATGCGTATCACTTACCGTAGCAGATATTTCTGGATAAATAACGCGGAGTTCATCAAACCCTTCTTTAAAAGCAGCTATTGTTGCTGGGGCTTTAGCTTCAGGACAAAAGATTTCAAACTCTGCATCGTGATCCTGTCGTAAGGGCCACATTTCAATAATTAAAAAAGCATTTAATTGTTTGGAGATAGTTTTTGATATACATTCTAACAAATTTGTAATATCAACAGTGTCTTTTACTACAAGATAAGAAGCTTGTGTTTTTAAAAGACCTGAAAAATTAATGTCTTTTTCTTTATACCTATATACGCATATATAGGGCAGGAGTTTATCAATATGTAATTCTCCTCCTTCAGTAATTTTTTCACTTACTGGAAGTTCTTCTTCAAGATTTTTGCAAATAGTATTGATTAGCTTTTCTGAAATCATAGTAATTAAATTTACTATAATTAAAATTCAACCACGATTTATGAAATTGTATTTAGTAAAAAATTAACTGCAAACGTTAGAAGAAATAAAAAGAAAAGGAGCTTTAGAGGTTTATTTCCTGTTGTTGTAAATAGTTGAGAGTATTAGGCCCTTCGTTAAAAAGCAAATCTAAAATGGATAAGTTGGGTAGAAACCCATGTTTGGTTTCAAAAACTTGATAGTATGGCGCTAATTGAAATGATTTTTCTTTTTTAGCTTTTGCCAAATACCGTAGGTTTTTAACGTTGTCTGGTTGTTTAATATATTCTTCTGTGTAAGAAATAGAAGGTTCTAACTCTATTAATTCACAAATAGTATCAAAAATTTGAAGGTTATGATCTAACAAACTTGAAACTTTTTTATTGAATAATGGATACAGTTCATCTTCATAAAACTCAAAGAAAGGCGAAGTGCGGTAGGCAGTTTCGAGAGATTTCCAATGTTGTGATTGCCAAGGGAATTCATTTTCAACGACTATATCTTTAGACTTTTGGCGTTCGCCGGTATGTTTTATAGGGACATTCAATAACAACTTTCCATTGCTATGTGCTATGTATGCCCGTGTTCGGTACGATTGTTTTTGGTAATTTCCCGATACTTCAAAATTTACTTTTTCAGCTTGACTTATCGCCACCATCTGTGCAATGGAAGGAAAGTAAGTTGGATGTACTAAAATGGATTCCATTTTAAAAAAATTAGCTGCTGTAAATACAGAAGAATTTTCTTTTTACTTATTTTTTAGCGCTCTTCTTTCTTCTTTTTCTGAAGAAATCAAAAGCAAACCAAATACCTAACAGAACTAAGAAATAAGAAAGGTAAGATACAGGTTTTCCGCTACCACCAACAGTTGTAAATAAACGTTCCCACCGAATTTTATTCATAATACCTTGCTTCGTTCCATCCCAGCTCATCCAAATAAATACAGGTTTACCAACTACGTGGTTAAAAGGTACGTAACCCCACATACGAGCATCTTGTGAGTTATTACGGTTGTCACCCATCATCCAATAGTAATCTTGTTGAAAGGTATAACTGCTAATAGGATTTCCATTAAGTAATACTTGGTTTCCGGAAGTGGTAATTTTATTGTCAACTCCTAATTCGCTTCCTTCATATACTTCGATAATACGACGGTAAAAAGGTATCGATTCAAGGTTTATGTCAACTGTCGTACCTTTCTTCGGAATATAAATGGGTCCAAAATTGTCTGCATTCCACTTGTAACGATCATCTTGTGGAAAAACTCCAGCATCAAACTCACCCTTTTCTTTTTTTAATCGGAAAACCTCGGCAATATTTGGATTTTTCTTGAGCTTGCTCAGCGCTTCTTCAGAAACGGCTGGTAAAAAATAGGCTTTAAGCTTTTCGTCATAACCAATACCATCAGTGATATCGTATTGATCCCTAAATATATTGGGGTTTATTTTACCTTTTGTTCTAAATGCATAAGAAAACTGAATTTTAGAACGATCGGGTAAATCGTTTAATTTTCCGTCAATATAAACGTAACCATCACGAATTTCTAAAGAATCACCAGGCAAACCAACAGAGCGTTTTACGTAATTGGATTTTTTGTCAATTGGTTTATATGCATGGCCTTTTGGTGGCGGGCCTATATCTTCAAACTCATCAATTGGCCAGTTAAATACAACAATGTCATTACGTTCAATATCTTGAAAACCTGGAAATCTAAAATACGGTACTTGAGGTTTTGGAATGTATGACTTTGTTTTTACTACCGGTATGGTGTCGTGAACCATTGGGAATGAAAGGGGTGTCATTGGTGCTCGAGCTCCATAATGGAACTTACTTACAAACAGAAAATCGCCAACTAACAACGTTTTCTCTAAAGATGCTGTTGGAATGGTAAACGGCTGCATAAAATAGGTATGTACAATCGTTGCAGCAACAACAGCAAACAAAATTGAACTAACCCATTCTCCAGCAGCAGTGCGTGGTTTTAAACTTCTTTCTTCAATATAAGTTACATCTTGGGTGTAGTTTATATAAAAGAGGTATAATCCTAATGTGATAATAGCTAAAAAAGTATCTGCATTACTGTTTCGTCCAAAACTACGTAAGGTTTCTACCCAAACTACAGGAAACATAATTAAGTTTACAATAGGGATGAAGAGTAGAATAGTCCACCACCAAGGGCGGTTAATAATTTTCATTAAAACTACTGCATTGTATACAGGAACAGCCGCTTCCCAAGCTTGTCTTCCAGCTTTAATGTATAACTTCCAAGTACCTAAAAAATGGATTACTTGTACTAATAGGAAAAATAATAACCAACCTGTCCAACTCATATTTTATATTTTTCTGAAGAAATGTATTCCTTCTTTTAGTCAATTTAATTTAAAACATCTTGCAATACTACGAAATTCCCAA is part of the Marixanthomonas ophiurae genome and harbors:
- the bshC gene encoding bacillithiol biosynthesis cysteine-adding enzyme BshC encodes the protein MPTKTIPYQETNYFSSLICDYLAEKDALNPFFGNFPKLENFSKQIEKKQGFTQESREILVESLKKQYINVSISKETRDNIQSLSNEKTFTITTGHQLNLFTGPLYFLYKIFSVINLSEKLNKKHPENHFVPVYWMASEDHDFEEINYFNFEGKKVQWNREASGAVGELSTNGLNEVLEVVHAKLGNSEHAQYLIELFKEAYTKYKTLSDATRYLANELFKDYGLVIIDGNDASLKKAFIPYVKKELTENLSYKKVTETTKKLTNLGYAEQVHPREINLFYLTEGLRERIIERGGIFYINETELSFSKEELLEQLENHPERFSPNALLRPLFQEVVLPNLCYVGGGGELAYWFQLKDYFESVEVPFPILLLRNSVLLMPSKLSEKLEKLEVSVEDLFLKQHELKTKHTKHLSEINIDFSKQRKYLQQQFKDLYTIAEKTDASFLGAVGAQEKKQLNGLDNLEKRLLKAQKRKLADELKRLTAIQDTLFPKQSLQERTMNFSEFHLEHGNVLLSEIKENLDPLVNEFTVLEV
- a CDS encoding glutathione synthetase; the encoded protein is MKIAFIINDHVTEKPNYTTPALGYAAYKRDHNVFFIGVGELAYASDGHLSARCKTITGKKFNNQETYFKAVQKEEFTKITSAELDVLFLRNDPSDEIDEREWAQNAAFIFGEIAMQDKVLVLNHPSTLASAVNKMYFQHFPEILRPKTIITRDQQEIKDFFKEQKQKMILKPLQGSGGKNVFMMDSKSEKNLSQTIDAICRDGFVIAQEYLPEAKNGDTRLFLMNGVPLQSADGKYAIMQRVNASGDIRSNIHAGGKPQKVKMTDQILELAEIVRPKLVQDGMFLVGIDIVGDKLMEINVFSPGGLNVMGEMYKTDFAVEVIKSIEKKVHYNDTYEDYLFNSRLATM
- a CDS encoding flavohemoglobin expression-modulating QEGLA motif protein, whose translation is MISEKLINTICKNLEEELPVSEKITEGGELHIDKLLPYICVYRYKEKDINFSGLLKTQASYLVVKDTVDITNLLECISKTISKQLNAFLIIEMWPLRQDHDAEFEIFCPEAKAPATIAAFKEGFDELRVIYPEISATVSDTHSRHPEHLDPLIEIDESKESGALIIGLGIPTIYERPEENQLFSIFYRKFSSRFSEIVKRAVYEFIRVQTSNPFNHYLMLGKTNLDRITLQADQELAEISERMSFLLRTTPVNATQEWERFKENKFKEKPAFNYRLIALDPEQEKRKLYQLPIDKVDDPTLSFILRDKRLEIEKQLTMLEERGTDNFRFIGESLYGTIKPEVLEGAAAILKKFPNPDDRSDMNRFDCHEFAKYAQEEIDYYQEKFPKLELGLEIRKDVAGIMVSKTKLLISDKLSMDASRCDALVQHEVATHILTYCNGKRQPLQQMYAGFSGYDKLQEGLAVLAEYLVNGLTINRLRLLAGRVEAANSLVNGASFIDTFDMLHNTYNFTEYTSYYITMRIYRGGGLIKDAVYLAGLLNIMDYIKDGGNIETLYTGKFNTNHVNLIEELLHRNIIQKPVLPRFLERNIAKKRLQKLKDGIHLTELLN
- a CDS encoding WbqC family protein gives rise to the protein MESILVHPTYFPSIAQMVAISQAEKVNFEVSGNYQKQSYRTRAYIAHSNGKLLLNVPIKHTGERQKSKDIVVENEFPWQSQHWKSLETAYRTSPFFEFYEDELYPLFNKKVSSLLDHNLQIFDTICELIELEPSISYTEEYIKQPDNVKNLRYLAKAKKEKSFQLAPYYQVFETKHGFLPNLSILDLLFNEGPNTLNYLQQQEINL
- the lepB gene encoding signal peptidase I, coding for MSWTGWLLFFLLVQVIHFLGTWKLYIKAGRQAWEAAVPVYNAVVLMKIINRPWWWTILLFIPIVNLIMFPVVWVETLRSFGRNSNADTFLAIITLGLYLFYINYTQDVTYIEERSLKPRTAAGEWVSSILFAVVAATIVHTYFMQPFTIPTASLEKTLLVGDFLFVSKFHYGARAPMTPLSFPMVHDTIPVVKTKSYIPKPQVPYFRFPGFQDIERNDIVVFNWPIDEFEDIGPPPKGHAYKPIDKKSNYVKRSVGLPGDSLEIRDGYVYIDGKLNDLPDRSKIQFSYAFRTKGKINPNIFRDQYDITDGIGYDEKLKAYFLPAVSEEALSKLKKNPNIAEVFRLKKEKGEFDAGVFPQDDRYKWNADNFGPIYIPKKGTTVDINLESIPFYRRIIEVYEGSELGVDNKITTSGNQVLLNGNPISSYTFQQDYYWMMGDNRNNSQDARMWGYVPFNHVVGKPVFIWMSWDGTKQGIMNKIRWERLFTTVGGSGKPVSYLSYFLVLLGIWFAFDFFRKRRKKSAKK